One window of Phycodurus eques isolate BA_2022a chromosome 8, UOR_Pequ_1.1, whole genome shotgun sequence genomic DNA carries:
- the LOC133406449 gene encoding guanine nucleotide-binding protein G(I)/G(S)/G(O) subunit gamma-5, with the protein MSGSSNIVTMKKIVQQLRFEAGINRVKVSSAAADLQQFCLQNAQHDPLLTGMSSSNNPFRPQKVCSFL; encoded by the exons atgtcggGGTCATCCAACATTGTAACGATGAAGAAAATTGTCCAACAACTACGGTTTGAAGCGGGAATAAACCgagtaaag GTGTCATCGGCCGCGGCCGACCTGCAGCAGTTCTGTCTTCAGAACGCCCAGCATGACCCGCTGCTCACCGGCATGTCATCCAGCAACAACCCGTTCAGACCGCAGAAAGTTTGCTCCTTCCTATAG
- the rpf1 gene encoding ribosome production factor 1, whose amino-acid sequence MDSTDVPLTKHVKSKKKKNKSGETKGAEHPDKMETGGIEVKEEKTEAGVSFPPTFSVSEIKNKQRRHFMFMRLKQEKRKQKMELKKKRKRQEKLLGDRAPPKQVPKTIENQRVYDETTVDPEDEEIAFDEATDEFSAYFNGLTNPKVLITTSDRPRGRTVKFCEQLGTVIPNAHVYYRRGLALKRVIPQCIARDFTYLIVINEDRKVPNGLVLCHLPEGPTAHFKVSSVRLRKEMKRRGKDPTEHTPEVILNNFTTRLGHSIGRMLAALFPQNPQFVGRQVATFHNQRDFIFFRFHRYIFKNEKKAGIQELGPRFTLKLRSLQKGTFDSKFGEYEWVLKRHEMDACRRKFQL is encoded by the exons ATGGACAGCACCGATGTGCCCTTGACGAAGCATGTcaaaagcaagaaaaagaagaataaaagtGGTGAGACGAAGGGTGCGGAACATCCAGACAAGATGGAAACCGGCGGCATCGAGGTGAAAGAAGAGAAGACTGAGGCGGGGGTCTCCTTCCCACCGACGTTCAGTGTGTCTGAAATCAAGAATAAACAGCGAAGACACTTCATGTTTATGAGACTAAAGCAGGAGAAAAGAAAG CAAAAGATGGAGctgaagaaaaagaggaaaagacaagaaaaactTTTGGGCGACAGG GCACCACCTAAACAAGTCCCCAAGACAATAGAAAACCAGAGAGTCTACGACGAAACGACAGTTGACCCGGAAGATGAAGAG ATTGCGTTTGATGAGGCAACAGATGAATTTTCTGCCTACTTCAATGGCCTAACAAACCCCAAAGTGCTCATCACAACGTCAGACAGACCCAGGGGG AGGACGGTGAAGTTCTGTGAGCAGCTGGGCACTGTTATCCCAAACGCTCACGTCTACTACAGAAGAGGCTTGGCCCTGAAGAGGGTAATTCCCCAGTGCATCGCCAGGGACTTCACATACCTCATCGTCATTAACGAGGACCGCAAAGTGCCGA ATGGTTTGGTTCTTTGTCACCTCCCTGAAGGGCCAACTGCACACTTCAAGGTCAGCAGTGTTCGACTACGGAAGGAGATGAAG AGACGAGGTAAGGACCCAACCGAGCACACTCCAGAAGTGATCCTGAACAACTTCACTACACGTTTGGGCCACAGCATCGGCCGGATGTTGGCTGCTCTTTTCCCTCAAAATCCCCAGTTTGTGGGTCGCCAGGTTGCCACCTTCCACAACCAGAGAGACTTCATCTTTTTCCGATTTCACAG ATACATCTTCAAGAACGAGAAGAAGGCCGGCATTCAGGAGCTGGGACCTCGCTTCACTCTTAAGCTTCGCTCTCTGCAGAAAGGCACCTTCGATTCGAAGTTTGGCGAGTATGAGTGGGTCCTCAAG CGCCATGAAATGGATGCCTGCAGGCGGAAATTCCAGTTGTGA
- the dnase2b gene encoding deoxyribonuclease-2-beta, translating to MATPLTIFVLLALTVCDAAISCQNEAGEPVDWFIIYKLPTYKIGEVGSGVDYMYLDPSLGTWQLSKFMVNTSQGAIGNTLKQLYSKVIDKSNSSVYALYNDAPPVLKYSKGYGHTKGVLLFDHSQGLWLSHSIPHFPSFPEFGYLYPSSGKVNGQTALCVSLRYDQFLNITQHLAYLFPRFYNCSVPSAFATQLPQLAQLCAGYRPEVPSDKRMDQLLSLQGEMFLNFAKSERFVDDIYTGWVAQVLDADLLVETWQRQGHDLPSNCSLPNHVMNIKTIRLPESVPFHSKYDHSKWCLSWLRQIQVTCLGDLNREVSQMWRGGGLLCSYNPLIYKAFRQVVDWYIGC from the exons ATGGCCACACCATTaactatttttgtacttttggcCCTCACTGTGTGTGATGCTGCTATTTCCTGTCAGAATGAAGCTGGCGAGCCTGTCGACTG GTTCATCATCTACAAGCTGCCGACATACAAGATTGGTGAGGTGGGTAGTGGGGTGGACTACATGTACCTGGACCCCTCCTTAGGGACCTGGCAACTTAGTAAATTCATGGTTAACACTAGTCAAGGAGCCATTGGAAACACCCTCAAACAGCTTTACAGTAAAGTCATTGACAAG TCAAACAGCTCTGTTTATGCCCTTTACAATGATGCACCACCTGTCCTCAAATACAGCAAAGGATATGGACACACAAAAG GGGTACTACTATTTGACCATTCCCAAGGCCTGTGGCTGTCCCACAGTATTCCCCATTTCCCCTCATTCCCAGAGTTTGGTTACCTCTACCCGTCCTCTGGCAAAGTCAATGGCCAGACAGCTTTGTGTGTGAGCCTCCGCTATGACCAATTCCTCAATATCA CACAACATCTGGCGTATCTTTTCCCGCGGTTCTACAACTGCTCCGTGCCCTCTGCATTTGCTACCCAACTGCCTCAGCTGGCCCAGTTATGTGCTGGCTACAGGCCAGAAGTGCCTTCAGACAAAAGAATGGACCAGCTCTTGTCCCTGCAGGGAgagatgtttttaaattttgccAAATCTGAACGTTTTGTTGATG ACATTTACACTGGCTGGGTGGCTCAGGTCCTGGATGCAGACTTGCTGGTCGAGACCTGGCAGAGACAAGGCCACGACCTGCCTTCCAACTGCTCCCTGCCCAATCATGTCATGAACATCAAGACGATCCGGCTTCCCGAATCTGTCCCATTCCATTCTAAGTACGACCACTCCAAGTGGTGCTTGTCGTGGCTTCGTCAGATCCAGGTGACCTGCTTGGGGGACCTGAACCGGGAGGTATCCCAAATGTGGCGCGGTGGGGGGCTACTGTGCTCCTACAACCCTTTGATTTACAAGGCTTTCAGACAGGTGGTGGACTGGTACATTGGATGCTGA